A region of Toxorhynchites rutilus septentrionalis strain SRP chromosome 1, ASM2978413v1, whole genome shotgun sequence DNA encodes the following proteins:
- the LOC129762179 gene encoding 5-demethoxyubiquinone hydroxylase, mitochondrial: MLKFSAVLSRGIHSATGKGAKPCSEMIDRIIRVDHAGELGANQIYKGQLAVLGHTKAGDTIRHMWEQEKVHKAEFDRLMSKYRARPTALLPFWNIAGFALGAGTALLGEKAAMACTVAVESVIVDHYNDQLRKLMEDPSFKDHELLDIIARFRDEEQEHHDIGLDEGAEQAPFYKALTDVIKFGCRTAIKIAERV; this comes from the exons GAATTCACAGCGCCACTGGCAAGGGTGCAAAACCTTGCTCCGAAATGATTGATCGCATCATTAGGGTGGATCATGCAGGCGAACTCGGGGCCAATCAAATCTACAAAGGCCAGTTGGCTGTCTTGG GACACACCAAGGCGGGCGACACAATTCGGCACATGTGGGAGCAGGAAAAGGTCCACAAGGCTGAGTTCGACCGGCTGATGAGCAAATATCGTGCCCGTCCGACCGCTCTGTTGCCCTTCTGGAACATAGCTGGGTTCGCACTTGGTGCGGGAACGGCTCTGCTAGGTGAGAAAGCTGCCATGGCCTGCACGGTAGCGGTCGAGTCCGTGATTGTGGACCACTACAACGATCAACTGCGCAAGCTGATGGAAGACCCGAGCTTCAAGGATCACGAACTGCTGGATATTATTGCACGCTTCCGGGACGAAGAGCAGGAGCATCACGATATCGGGCTGGATGAAGGGGCGGAACAAGCGCCTTTCTACAAGGCACTAACCGACGTAATTAAATTTGGCTGTCGGACGGCGATTAAAATAGCGGAACGCGTATAA